From Triticum urartu cultivar G1812 chromosome 2, Tu2.1, whole genome shotgun sequence, a single genomic window includes:
- the LOC125538249 gene encoding 40S ribosomal protein S10-1 — protein sequence MIISKKNRNEICKYLFQEGVLYAKKDYNLAKHPQIDVPNLQVIKLMQSFKSKEYVRETFSWQHYYWYLTNDGIEFLRNFLNLPSEIVPATLKKSARPPGRPLGSGPPGDRPRGPPRFEGDRPRYGDRDGYRGGPRGAPGDFGGEKGGAPAEFQPSFRSSGGGGFGRGGGGGFGRGGGGGGGFGASPME from the exons ATG ATCATCTCCAAGAAGAACCGCAATGAGATCTGCAAGTACCTCTTCCAAG AGGGAGTGCTTTATGCCAAGAAAGACTACAACCTGGCGAAGCACCCGCAGATTGACGTGCCGAACCTCCAGGTGATCAAGCTCATGCAGAGCTTCAAGTCTAAGGAATACGTCAGGGAGACCTTCTCGTGGCAGCACTACTATTGGTACCTCACCAACGATGGCATCGAGTTCCTGCGTAACTTCCTCAACCTGCCATCTGAGATCGTGCCTGCCACGCTCAAGAAGTCTGCCAGGCCTCCTGGCCGCCCTCTCGGATCTGGCCCACCTGGTGACCGCCCAAG GGGGCCACCTCGCTTTGAGGGTGACAGGCCTAGGTATGGCGACAGGGATGGCTACCGTGGCGGTCCTCGTGGTGCACCTGGTGACTTTGGTGGTGAGAAAGGTGGAGCCCCTGCAGAGTTCCAGCCATCATTCAGG AGCTCTGGTGGCGGCGGCTTTGGCCGTGGTGGTGGCGGTGGCTTTGGCcgtggtggcggcggtggcggtggcttTGGCGCTAGCCCAATGGAGTGA